From a single Lolium rigidum isolate FL_2022 chromosome 7, APGP_CSIRO_Lrig_0.1, whole genome shotgun sequence genomic region:
- the LOC124679426 gene encoding wall-associated receptor kinase-like 8: MMILISSSRRGLVGAAGLLTFQLLVAGALAASPIALPGCPETCGDIAVPYPFGIGQGCFHEGFNLTCQKQHRTKLLLGDGIEVLGISLPNGTVRIDSNVFQSASANFNGTWSGPPATSPFTVSSRYNWFVAYGCNIVAQLIPYGTAVGNVSTCASMCLDSVENAKSPICSGIGSCRAPIPWELTSYGIQVTHLAVQKYTVGTSSKHTAAFIVDRAWFTIFQNNIEIDPVPMCEHCGIRSVPAVLEWSLHSNSRCRSSNSFTTYDVDGNHGRIRCNCTQGYKGNPYIADGCQDIDECQEPGVYPCLHGTCTNMRGTYRCSAKKSNRSLSGLITGVAISAGFGLLFSFLGVAKIANKLKQRRARNLRQKFFKKNHGLLLQQLISSNKDIAERTRIFSLEELDQATNKFDHNRILGGGGHGTVYKGILSDQHVVAIKKAKIVIQREIDQFINEVVILSQTNHRNVVKLFGCCLETEVPLLVYEFISNGTLSFHLHGKSENPLSWKDRLRIALETARAIAYLHSAASISVYHRDIKCANILLSDTLTAKVSDFGASRSIAIDETGILTAVQGTYGYLDPEYYYTSRLTEKSDVYSFGVILAELLTRVTSVFSSHSSECTSLASHFVSLVRENRLLDILDIQIVEEGGTEDAEVVARLAESCLSLKGEERPTMRQVDTKLEDVQNSKVHLSCQITRVNQNAINDQSYKGSKGGEGTRLYSLEKEFIQSSEIPR, translated from the exons ATGATGATTTTGATCTCTTCTTCCCGTCGAGGgctggttggcgccgccggactaCTCACGTTTCAGCTTCTGGTGGCGGGGGCACTGGCAGCAAGCCCAATAGCTTTGCCCGGCTGCCCGGAAACCTGCGGCGACATTGCCGTGCCGTACCCTTTCGGCATCGGCCAAGGCTGCTTCCACGAGGGCTTTAATCTCACCTGCCAGAAGCAGCACAGGACGAAGCTGCTCTTAGGTGATGGCATAGAGGTGCTTGGTATCTCCTTGCCTAACGGCACGGTGCGGATCGATAGCAATGTTTTCCAATCAGCCTCTGCTAACTTCAACGGCACATGGTCCGGGCCACCAGCAACCAGCCCTTTCACGGTGTCAAGCAGATACAACTGGTTTGTGGCCTACGGGTGTAACATCGTTGCCCAGCTCATTCCATATGGAACCGCTGTCGGGAACGTCAGCACCTGCGCCTCCATGTGTTTGGACAGCGTGGAGAATGCCAAGAGCCCAATATGTTCAGGCATTGGCAGTTGTCGCGCGCCCATACCCTGGGAACTAACTTCATATGGTATCCAAGTCACACATTTGGCCGTTCAAAAATATACAGTTGGAACATCTTCGAAACATACAGCTGCATTCATAGTGGATCGGGCCTGGTTCACCATATTTCAGAACAATATTGAGATAGATCCCGTTCCCATGTGTGAACATTGCGGCATTCGTAGTGTTCCGGCAGTTTTAGAGTGGTCATTGCATTCTAATTCGAGATGCCGAAGCTCAAACAGTTTCACCACCTATGATGTTGATGGCAATCATGGCCGGATACGCTGTAACTGTACCCAAGGATATAAAGGAAATCCATACATTGCCGATGGATGCCAAG ATATCGACGAGTGCCAGGAGCCAGGTGTTTATCCATGCCTGCACGGAACCTGCACCAATATGAGAGGGACATACCGATGCTCAGCAAAGAAAAGTAACAGGAGTCTATCAG GTTTAATCACCGGAGTTGCAATTAGTGCCGGTTTTGGCCTGCTGTTTTCATTTTTGGGTGTTGCCAAAATCGCCAATAAGCTCAAACAACGAAGAGCTAGGAATTTGAGACAGAAGTTCTTTAAGAAAAACCATGGACTGCTCCTACAACAGCTAATCTCTTCAAACAAAGATATAGCAGAGAGAACGAGAATTTTCAGCTTGGAAGAGCTAGATCAGGCAACCAACAAATTTGACCATAATCGCATCCTTGGCGGCGGTGGCCATGGTACGGTGTATAAAGGCATCTTATCTGATCAACATGTTGTGGCCATCAAGAAGGCTAAAATTGTCATTCAAAGGGAAATTGACCAGTTCATCAATGAGGTTGTCATACTTTCACAAACAAACCATAGGAATGTGGTGAAGCTCTTTGGCTGCTGCCTCGAGACAGAAGTTCCTCTACTAGTTTATGAGTTCATATCAAATGGAACTCTCTCTTTTCATCTCCATGGAAAAAGTGAGAATCCTTTGTCATGGAAAGATAGGTTGAGGATTGCTTTGGAAACTGCAAGGGCTATTGCATATCTACACTCTGCTGCTTCCATATCAGTATACCATAGAGATATCAAATGTGCAAACATACTTCTTTCTGATACTTTAACAGCAAAAGTATCAGATTTTGGAGCTTCAAGGTCAATTGCAATAGATGAGACAGGAATACTTACAGCTGTCCAAGGAACCTATGGTTACCTTGATCCAGAATACTACTACACTAGTCGGCTCACAGAGAAGAGCGATGTTTACAGCTTTGGTGTGATCCTGGCAGAACTACTGACAAGGGTGACATCAGTTTTTTCTTCTCATTCGTCAGAATGCACAAGCCTAGCATCACATTTTGTGTCTCTTGTAAGAGAAAATCGCTTGTTAGATATTCTAGATATACAAATTGTTGAGGAGGGAGGGACTGAAGATGCTGAGGTCGTTGCAAGACTCGCAGAATCATGCTTAAgtttaaaaggtgaagaaaggccTACAATGAGGCAAGTGGATACAAAACTTGAAGATGTGCAGAACTCAAAGGTCCATCTCAGTTGTCAGATTACAAGAGTGAACCAGAATGCTATAAATGATCAGTCATACAAGGGAAGCAAAGGTGGCGAAGGAACTAGACTGTACAGCTTGGAAAAGGAATTCATCCAATCATCTGAAATTCCAAGATGA
- the LOC124679424 gene encoding probable sulfate transporter 3.3: protein MVGMSGAYGGHNGSESRQAKGAVVVSAPEMGVGAMGVVHKVAPPAAQSTASKMKGKVKETFFPDDPFRSFKGQPQRAKFVLAAKYLFPVLEWAPGYSLSLFKSDLIAGLTIASLAIPQGISYAKLANLPPIIGLYSSFVPPLVYAVLGSSRDLAVGPVSIASLIMGSMLRQAVSPSAEPTLFLQLAFTSTLFAGVVQASLGILRLGFIIDFLSKATLVGFMAGAAVIVSLQQLKALLGIVHFTTQMGIVPVMASVFQHTNEWSWQTILMGACFLVLLLTARHVSIRWPKFFWISACAPLASVIVSTLLVFLFKAQNHGISIIGQLKCGLNRPSWDKLLFDPTYLGLTMKTGLVTGIISLTEGVAVGRTFASLKDYQVDGNKEMMAIGLMNVVGSCTSCYVTTGAFSRSAVNHNAGCKTAMSNVIMALTVMVTLLFLMPLFVYTPNVVLGAIIIAAVIGLIDLPAAYHIWKMDKMDFLVCLCAFAGVIFISVQEGLAIAVGISIFRVLMQITRPRMMIQGNITGTDIYRNLHQYKEAQRVPGFLILTVEAPINFANTNYLNERTKRWIEDESSSGNKQTELRFVILDLSAVPAIDTSGIAFLIDLKKTTEKRGLELVLVNPTGEVMEKIQRANNAQDHFRPDCLYLTTGEAIASLSGFAKMATP, encoded by the exons ATGGTGGGGATGAGCGGTGCCTATGGCGGCCACAATGGCAGCGAGAGCCGGCAGGCCAAGGGAGCCGTGGTAGTCTCCGCGCCGGAGATGGGGGTGGGGGCGATGGGTGTGGTGCACAAGgtggcgccgccggcggcgcagAGCACGGCGAGCAagatgaaggggaaggtgaaggagaCCTTCTTCCCGGATGACCCGTTCCGGAGCTTCAAGGGGCAGCCGCAGCGGGCCAAGTTCGTGCTGGCGGCCAAGTACCTGTTCCCGGTGCTGGAGTGGGCGCCCGGCTACTCCTTGTCCCTCTTCAAGTCCGACCTCATCGCCGGCCTCACCATTGCCAGCCTCGCCATCCCTCAG GGCATTAGCTACGCGAAGCTGGCGAACTTGCCTCCGATCATAGGCCTCT ATTCGAGCTTCGTGCCGCCGCTGGTGTACGCGGTGCTGGGCAGCTCCCGGGACCTGGCGGTGGGCCCGGTGTCGATCGCGTCGCTGATCATGGGGTCCATGCTGCGGCAAGCGGTGAGCCCGTCGGCGGAGCCGACCCTGTTCCTGCAGCTGGCCTTCACCTCCACCCTCTTCGCCGGCGTCGTGCAGGCCTCGCTCGGAATCCTCAGGCTGGGCTTCATCATCGACTTCCTGTCCAAGGCGACGCTGGTGGGGTTCATGGCGGGCGCGGCGGTGATCGTGTCGCTGCAGCAGCTCAAGGCGCTGCTGGGCATCGTCCACTTCACCACACAGATGGGCATCGTCCCTGTCATGGCCTCCGTCTTCCAGCACACTAACGAG TGGTCGTGGCAGACGATCCTGATGGGGGCCTGCTTCCTGGTGCTCCTGCTCACGGCCAGACATGTG AGCATCAGATGGCCAAAGTTCTTCTGGATTTCAGCGTGCGCACCCCTAGCATCCGTCATCGTATCCACCCTGCTCGTTTTCCTGTTCAAAGCACAGAACCATGGCATCAGCATC ATTGGGCAGCTCAAGTGTGGCCTGAACCGCCCCTCGTGGGACAAACTACTCTTCGATCCGACATATCTAGGACTCACCATGAAGACTGGCCTCGTTACCGGAATCATCTCCCTAACG GAAGGAGTAGCTGTTGGTAGAACCTTTGCTTCACTCAAGGACTACCAGGTGGATGGCAACAAAGAGATGATGGCCATTGGGTTGATGAACGTTGTAGGCTCATGTACATCTTGCTATGTGACAACAG GAGCATTCTCTCGCTCTGCTGTGAACCACAATGCCGGCTGCAAGACCGCCATGTCAAACGTGATCATGGCACTAACAGTCATGGTCACACTGTTGTTCCTCATGCCATTGTTCGTCTACACCCCgaatgttgttcttggagcaatCATAATTGCTGCCGTCATTGGCCTGATCGACCTCCCTGCTGCATACCACATCTGGAAGATGGACAAGATGGATTTCCTCGTGTGTTTGTGCGCATTTGCTGGTGTCATCTTCATCTCCGTCCAAGAAGGCCTCGCGATTGCG GTTGGTATATCTATATTTAGGGTATTGATGCAAATCACAAGGCCAAGGATGATGATTCAGGGTAACATTACGGGAACTGATATTTACCGGAACCTCCATCAGTATAAGGAGGCTCAAAGAGTTCCTGGATTCTTGATACTGACAGTTGAGGCTCCTATAAACTTTGCAAACACCAACTACCTGAATGAAAG GACAAAGAGATGGATAGAGGATGAAAGTTCTTCAGGGAATAAACAAACAGAACTCCGTTTCGTAATCTTGGACCTATCAG CTGTCCCTGCAattgacacaagtggcatagcgtTCCTCATTGACCtaaagaaaacaacagagaaacgTGGTCTAGAG CTTGTACTAGTGAATCCAACTGGAGAGGTGATGGAGAAAATACAAAGGGCCAACAATGCCCAAGATCATTTCAGACCGGATTGCCTGTATTTAACAACCGGGGAAGCAATCGCTTCACTTTCTGGATTTGCCAAGATGGCAACACCTTAG